A part of Agromyces protaetiae genomic DNA contains:
- a CDS encoding M23 family metallopeptidase produces MRAERPLTRREIREREQAATATQAVAGWTPTATPAAAMPATPAMPVAPAQAPIAQAPSHFSHIDRTTIPEAEQPSRRRDRRPASPHSVTDGAGFEALLQSAAQTPVAGRPTTETDVTAQSVGSAVDADIAARIGASAQRPTRLELTTPVDQATHARLAALAPAPVPTASAEHTAVAHPSALSRRAARRQERGAEQIGADSIPEPAASTASDVSAVAASDVSAIAASDVSAVAAADVSAFGGLDELFGASTPGEVRRSEARTEASGRRAARDAAAAVETGVFEPAHPEPARSEAAYPEASARRDQRVAPGRRVAPEPEASAATPARPATGRRSKGVRAIAAMGFAVTLALATSIPALSLLSPEDVQALALASQTAERGPGQRVDLDSGSIIAEQVGVESYQHQSIAEYAAAAGIRPEATFTNNPNGTIQWPFAVGVHIGDRFGYRDCAGCSEDHHGQDFNPGYGAEIQAIADGVVSVSTDDGDSLGVVTMIDHVIDGQVITSVYAHMQYGSRRFEVGDTVKVADIVGLTGTTGMSTGPHLHFEIRIGGVDGEWVDPLEWLYDNTN; encoded by the coding sequence GTGCGGGCTGAGCGACCCCTCACAAGGCGAGAGATCCGGGAGCGCGAGCAAGCGGCGACCGCGACGCAGGCCGTCGCGGGGTGGACACCGACGGCGACTCCGGCTGCGGCGATGCCCGCGACGCCCGCGATGCCCGTGGCTCCGGCGCAGGCGCCGATCGCGCAGGCCCCTTCGCACTTCTCGCACATCGACCGCACCACGATTCCCGAGGCCGAGCAGCCGAGTCGCCGCCGCGACCGCCGCCCGGCCTCACCGCATTCCGTCACAGACGGAGCCGGATTCGAGGCGCTGCTGCAGTCCGCGGCGCAGACTCCGGTCGCGGGACGGCCCACGACGGAGACCGACGTCACGGCGCAGTCTGTCGGTTCGGCCGTGGACGCCGACATCGCCGCCCGGATCGGGGCATCGGCGCAGCGCCCGACCCGTCTCGAGCTCACCACCCCGGTCGACCAGGCGACGCACGCTCGACTCGCGGCACTCGCTCCTGCTCCAGTTCCGACGGCTTCCGCTGAGCACACGGCCGTCGCGCACCCGTCAGCCCTCTCTCGCCGCGCCGCACGCCGGCAGGAACGCGGCGCCGAACAGATCGGGGCGGACTCGATTCCCGAGCCCGCAGCTTCCACGGCCTCCGACGTCTCGGCCGTAGCCGCCTCCGACGTCTCGGCCATAGCCGCCTCCGACGTCTCGGCCGTAGCCGCCGCCGACGTCTCGGCCTTCGGCGGGCTCGACGAACTCTTCGGGGCCTCTACCCCGGGCGAGGTCCGTCGCTCTGAGGCCCGCACCGAGGCATCCGGCCGTCGCGCCGCGCGCGATGCGGCTGCGGCGGTCGAGACGGGGGTGTTCGAGCCCGCACACCCTGAGCCCGCGCGTTCCGAGGCCGCGTACCCCGAGGCATCCGCCCGCCGCGACCAGCGCGTCGCACCGGGCCGTCGCGTAGCGCCCGAGCCCGAGGCATCCGCCGCGACCCCCGCGCGCCCCGCGACCGGCCGTCGCAGCAAGGGGGTGCGCGCGATCGCCGCCATGGGATTCGCGGTCACCCTGGCGCTTGCGACCTCGATCCCCGCCCTGTCGCTCCTGAGCCCCGAAGACGTGCAGGCGCTCGCGCTCGCATCGCAGACCGCCGAACGTGGGCCCGGGCAGCGCGTCGACCTCGACAGCGGCTCGATCATCGCCGAACAGGTCGGCGTCGAGAGCTACCAGCACCAGTCGATCGCAGAGTACGCCGCGGCCGCAGGCATCCGCCCCGAGGCGACCTTCACGAACAACCCCAACGGCACCATCCAGTGGCCGTTCGCCGTCGGCGTCCACATCGGCGACCGCTTCGGATACCGCGACTGCGCGGGCTGCTCCGAAGACCACCACGGGCAGGACTTCAACCCCGGCTACGGCGCCGAGATCCAGGCGATCGCCGACGGCGTCGTCTCGGTCTCGACCGACGACGGCGACTCGCTCGGCGTCGTCACGATGATCGACCACGTCATCGACGGACAGGTCATCACGAGCGTCTACGCGCACATGCAGTACGGCTCGCGCCGCT
- a CDS encoding inositol monophosphatase family protein, with protein MTGPETSAPSPAELLELARTIALQAGAFAIEARRAGVEVAATKSTPTDIVTAVDRDTEALIRTLILEARPDDGILGEEGTSLPGSTGLEWIVDPIDGTVNFLYGIPAWAVSIAVVARSEGARQWRALAGVVVNPTSGELFEASEGGGATLDGARIEANQDVPLSRALVATGFGYAAEKRRDQAAIVSQLLPRIRDIRRMGAASLDLCAVAAGRIDAYYESGLHAWDHAAGALVAAEAGALVTGPRGGAADEEFILVAAPRLHAELAEALREAGAPA; from the coding sequence ATGACCGGCCCCGAGACATCCGCACCCTCGCCAGCCGAACTCCTCGAACTCGCCCGCACGATCGCGCTGCAGGCCGGCGCGTTCGCGATCGAGGCCCGCCGCGCGGGCGTCGAGGTCGCAGCGACGAAGTCGACTCCGACCGACATCGTGACGGCCGTCGACCGTGACACCGAGGCGCTCATCCGCACGCTCATCCTCGAGGCGCGCCCCGACGACGGCATCCTCGGCGAAGAGGGCACGTCGCTGCCCGGCTCGACCGGGCTCGAGTGGATCGTCGACCCCATCGACGGCACCGTCAACTTCCTCTACGGCATCCCGGCGTGGGCGGTCAGCATCGCCGTCGTCGCGCGCTCCGAGGGCGCGAGGCAGTGGCGGGCGCTCGCAGGCGTCGTCGTGAACCCGACGAGCGGCGAGCTGTTCGAGGCATCCGAGGGCGGAGGTGCGACGCTCGACGGGGCGCGCATCGAAGCGAATCAGGATGTCCCGCTGTCGCGCGCGCTCGTCGCCACGGGGTTCGGCTACGCCGCCGAGAAGCGCCGGGATCAGGCGGCGATCGTCTCGCAGCTTCTGCCGCGCATCCGCGACATCCGTCGGATGGGCGCCGCGTCGCTCGATCTCTGCGCCGTCGCGGCCGGTCGCATCGACGCGTACTACGAGTCGGGGCTGCACGCGTGGGATCACGCCGCCGGGGCGCTCGTCGCGGCCGAGGCGGGTGCACTCGTGACCGGTCCGCGCGGCGGAGCCGCCGATGAGGAGTTCATCCTCGTGGCCGCGCCGCGGCTGCACGCCGAGCTCGCCGAAGCGCTCCGCGAGGCAGGCGCGCCGGCCTGA
- a CDS encoding IS481 family transposase, with amino-acid sequence MSKHRVIVLKIVAKQLTVTEAAEQYGLSRRHLHRLLARYREEGLDGLESRSRAPRTSPQKTTDRVRDRIVELRRALTDAGSDAGPVTIAWYLRTEGLRPPSTSTIRRVLHAAGLIIPEPRKRPRSSYVRFEASQPNETWQSDFTHWRLADGTDVEILNWLDDHSRLLLSCTVHHPVTGQDVVDTFLACVDDYGPPASTLTDNGRVYTARHGGGRNAFEYVLAVLNIVQKNGAPNRPQTQGKIERFHQTLKRWLTARPRATTIPELQHQLNQFREHYNQHRPHRARETTPAIAYAASPKAAPASSRPDTIHYRVRHDHVGSNGKISFRRAARMHHLGIGANHRGTPVILIADEHTVTVIALRTGEIIATNTIDPNKAYWRNTMRAPGRWPGALKT; translated from the coding sequence ATGTCGAAGCACCGGGTGATCGTGTTGAAGATCGTCGCGAAGCAACTCACCGTCACCGAGGCGGCGGAGCAGTACGGACTCTCTCGGCGGCATCTGCACCGGCTCCTCGCCCGTTACCGGGAGGAGGGACTGGATGGCCTGGAGTCTCGTTCCCGAGCCCCTCGAACCTCACCGCAGAAGACGACAGACCGGGTGCGGGACCGCATCGTCGAACTGCGCCGCGCTCTGACCGACGCCGGAAGCGATGCCGGGCCGGTCACGATCGCCTGGTATCTGCGCACGGAAGGGCTGCGACCGCCGTCGACGTCCACGATCCGACGGGTCCTGCACGCCGCCGGCCTGATCATTCCCGAGCCGAGGAAGCGTCCGAGATCCTCCTACGTGCGGTTCGAAGCATCCCAGCCCAACGAGACCTGGCAATCCGACTTCACCCACTGGCGCCTTGCCGACGGCACCGATGTCGAGATCCTGAACTGGCTCGATGACCACTCCCGCCTGCTGCTGTCCTGCACCGTCCACCACCCGGTCACCGGCCAGGACGTCGTGGACACGTTTCTCGCCTGCGTCGACGACTACGGCCCGCCGGCGTCCACGCTGACCGACAACGGCCGCGTCTACACCGCCCGACATGGCGGAGGACGCAACGCGTTCGAATACGTCCTGGCCGTACTGAACATCGTGCAGAAGAACGGCGCCCCGAACCGCCCGCAGACTCAGGGGAAGATCGAACGCTTCCACCAGACCCTCAAACGCTGGCTGACCGCCCGACCCCGCGCGACCACGATCCCCGAGCTGCAACATCAGCTCAATCAATTCCGGGAGCACTACAACCAGCACCGCCCGCACCGCGCTCGAGAAACGACTCCCGCGATCGCCTACGCAGCCTCACCGAAAGCCGCGCCCGCCAGCAGCCGCCCCGACACCATCCACTACCGCGTCCGCCACGACCACGTCGGCAGCAACGGCAAGATCAGCTTCCGCCGTGCCGCCCGCATGCACCACCTCGGAATCGGCGCGAACCACCGCGGCACACCCGTCATCCTCATCGCCGACGAACACACCGTCACCGTCATCGCACTCCGCACCGGCGAAATCATCGCGACCAACACCATCGACCCCAACAAGGCCTACTGGCGCAACACGATGAGAGCCCCAGGCCGATGGCCCGGGGCTCTCAAAACGTGA
- a CDS encoding PH domain-containing protein, producing the protein MRLFDPNVRKHLITDEGEVVVDEVTKHWTASLKPFLEIALAVPVLALLFWLPRDFYWVPLLGAPILVLHALWRIAEVRMDRFVITNMRVFRVHGILSQQISTMPLARILDISVRKPVIGRILGYGHFVFESAAQDQGLREIRFVGRPDQRDLTIQRVIARAGLRGAGAQQGVPARYPDSERMPRADDGWMHLRETRETERIGDAWWTEREERYDRDEARFVPVQDVSGSHPEHPTEPIATIDPERPAHA; encoded by the coding sequence GTGCGCCTGTTCGACCCGAACGTCCGCAAGCACCTCATCACCGATGAGGGCGAAGTGGTCGTCGACGAGGTCACCAAGCACTGGACGGCGAGCCTCAAGCCGTTCCTCGAGATCGCGCTCGCGGTCCCCGTGCTCGCGCTCCTCTTCTGGTTGCCGCGCGACTTCTACTGGGTGCCGCTGCTCGGCGCGCCGATCCTCGTGCTGCACGCGCTGTGGCGTATCGCCGAGGTGCGTATGGACCGGTTCGTCATCACGAACATGCGCGTGTTCCGCGTGCACGGCATCCTCTCGCAGCAGATCTCGACGATGCCGCTCGCGCGAATCCTCGACATCTCGGTGCGGAAGCCCGTGATCGGCCGCATCCTCGGCTACGGCCACTTCGTGTTCGAATCGGCCGCGCAAGACCAGGGGCTCCGCGAGATCCGCTTCGTCGGCCGGCCCGACCAGCGCGACCTCACGATCCAGCGGGTCATCGCGCGGGCGGGACTCCGCGGGGCGGGGGCGCAGCAGGGGGTGCCGGCACGGTATCCGGACTCCGAGCGGATGCCTCGCGCCGACGACGGGTGGATGCACCTGCGCGAGACGCGCGAGACCGAGCGCATCGGCGACGCTTGGTGGACCGAGCGCGAGGAACGATACGACCGCGACGAGGCACGGTTCGTGCCGGTCCAGGATGTCTCGGGCAGTCATCCGGAGCATCCGACCGAGCCGATCGCCACGATCGATCCCGAACGCCCCGCCCACGCCTGA
- a CDS encoding LacI family DNA-binding transcriptional regulator produces the protein MAGIEDVARLAGVSTATVSRALSGRGHVSPASKAKVLEAAARLGYVVSSNASSLASGRTRNVGVVIPFLNRWFFSSVLEGAQQALLRHGYDLTLYNLSGDGAERASVFEHFLLRQRVDAVIAVSLELTESEVTRLHDLGKPLVGVGGPIPGVRTLTIDDIAVARLATEHLIGLGHRRIAHIGGDLEFDLDFHLPTNRRLGYESALRDAGIEPEPKYFAPADFTVAGGYHAAKQLLGSPRDRPTAIFAASDEMALGTILAARDLGMSVPRDVSVVGIDDHDLADFFGLTTVAQFPRVQGEQAVETLMEQLEPGSDASEPASISLPYELRVRSSTARPEV, from the coding sequence ATGGCCGGCATCGAAGACGTCGCACGCCTTGCGGGGGTGTCCACCGCGACGGTCTCGCGCGCGCTCTCGGGGCGCGGCCATGTGTCGCCCGCGTCGAAGGCGAAGGTGCTGGAGGCCGCCGCCCGACTCGGGTACGTCGTGTCGTCGAACGCGTCGAGCCTCGCCTCGGGGCGCACGCGCAACGTCGGCGTCGTCATCCCCTTCCTCAACCGCTGGTTCTTCTCGTCGGTGCTCGAAGGCGCGCAGCAGGCGCTCCTCCGCCACGGCTACGACCTCACCCTCTACAACCTCTCGGGCGACGGCGCCGAACGCGCGAGCGTGTTCGAGCACTTCCTCCTGCGTCAGCGGGTCGACGCCGTCATCGCCGTCTCCCTCGAGCTCACCGAGTCCGAGGTCACGCGCCTGCACGACCTCGGCAAGCCGCTCGTCGGCGTCGGCGGGCCGATCCCGGGCGTCCGCACCCTCACGATCGACGACATCGCCGTCGCACGCCTCGCGACCGAGCACCTCATCGGCCTCGGGCACCGGCGCATCGCGCACATCGGCGGCGACCTCGAGTTCGACCTCGACTTCCATCTGCCGACCAACCGGCGCCTCGGCTACGAGAGCGCGCTGCGCGACGCCGGGATCGAGCCCGAACCCAAGTACTTCGCGCCCGCCGACTTCACGGTCGCGGGCGGCTACCACGCGGCCAAGCAGCTCCTCGGCTCGCCCCGCGACCGCCCGACGGCGATCTTCGCGGCGAGCGACGAGATGGCGCTCGGCACGATCCTCGCCGCGCGCGATCTCGGCATGTCGGTCCCGCGCGACGTCTCCGTCGTCGGCATCGACGACCACGACCTCGCCGACTTCTTCGGCCTCACGACGGTCGCGCAGTTCCCGCGCGTGCAGGGCGAGCAGGCGGTCGAGACCCTCATGGAACAGCTCGAACCAGGGTCGGATGCCTCGGAGCCGGCCTCGATCTCGCTGCCCTACGAGTTGCGCGTCCGCTCGTCGACGGCCCGGCCGGAGGTCTGA
- a CDS encoding MOSC domain-containing protein produces the protein MKLTRIRVHPVKSFAGVDTDATHVLPWGLEGDRRWAVVDPDGKPVTAREENAMLGLTAEVVDAGAGAGAGASALLLGSRDGAPALRVAMPASDAEPIAVGHSRQGTALPAGSDADAWLSARLGRPLRLVWQPDPRARTVNPSNGGRPGDILSLADAGPLLLASEASVARLNALALEDALERGETDAPPLVVERFRPNLVIDGDPREPFAEEAWSHVHVGGVRFRVQGVCDRCVMTTIDPDTLQRGKEPIRTLAKHRRREGKTWFGVWLVPDLDASETDVLSVGDEVQAA, from the coding sequence ATGAAGCTCACACGCATCCGCGTGCACCCGGTCAAGTCGTTCGCGGGCGTCGACACCGACGCGACGCACGTGCTCCCGTGGGGACTCGAAGGCGACCGCCGATGGGCGGTCGTCGACCCCGACGGGAAGCCCGTGACCGCACGCGAAGAGAACGCGATGCTCGGGCTCACGGCCGAGGTGGTCGACGCCGGGGCCGGGGCTGGGGCTGGGGCTTCTGCGCTGCTCCTCGGCTCGCGCGACGGCGCACCCGCGCTGCGGGTCGCAATGCCGGCCTCCGACGCCGAGCCGATCGCCGTCGGCCACAGCCGTCAAGGCACGGCGCTTCCCGCCGGGTCTGACGCCGACGCGTGGCTCTCGGCCCGCCTTGGCCGCCCGCTGCGGCTCGTCTGGCAGCCCGACCCGCGCGCCCGCACGGTCAACCCGTCGAACGGCGGCCGGCCCGGAGACATCCTCTCGCTCGCCGATGCCGGGCCGCTGCTGCTCGCGTCCGAGGCATCCGTCGCCCGTCTCAACGCGCTAGCCCTCGAAGACGCGCTCGAGCGCGGCGAAACCGACGCTCCCCCGCTCGTCGTCGAGCGCTTCCGGCCCAACCTCGTGATCGACGGCGACCCGCGCGAGCCGTTCGCCGAGGAGGCGTGGTCGCACGTGCACGTCGGCGGCGTGCGCTTCCGTGTGCAAGGCGTGTGCGACCGGTGCGTCATGACGACGATCGACCCCGACACGCTCCAACGCGGCAAGGAGCCCATCCGCACGCTCGCCAAGCACAGGCGACGCGAGGGGAAGACGTGGTTCGGGGTGTGGCTCGTGCCCGACCTCGACGCCTCTGAGACCGATGTGCTCTCCGTCGGCGACGAGGTGCAGGCCGCGTGA
- a CDS encoding YajQ family cyclic di-GMP-binding protein: MADSTFDIVSKVDKMEADNAVNQARKEIEQRYDFKGVGASVEWSGEKILLKASTDERVKAVLDVVQSKFIKRGITLKSLDSGDPYPSGKEFRIEIELKNGIDQKNAKEIGKIIREEAPKSVKSQIQGDELRVSSKSRDDLQETMRILKAADLEVDLQFVNFR; encoded by the coding sequence ATGGCAGATTCGACGTTCGACATCGTGAGCAAAGTCGACAAGATGGAGGCCGACAACGCGGTCAACCAGGCGCGCAAAGAGATCGAGCAGCGCTACGACTTCAAGGGCGTCGGCGCGTCGGTCGAGTGGAGCGGCGAGAAGATCCTGCTCAAGGCGTCGACCGACGAGCGCGTGAAGGCCGTGCTCGACGTCGTGCAGTCGAAGTTCATCAAGCGCGGCATCACGCTCAAGAGCCTCGATTCGGGCGACCCGTACCCTTCGGGCAAGGAGTTCCGCATCGAGATCGAGCTGAAGAACGGCATCGACCAGAAGAATGCGAAGGAGATCGGCAAGATCATCCGCGAAGAGGCGCCGAAGTCGGTCAAGAGCCAGATCCAGGGCGACGAGTTGCGCGTCTCGTCGAAGAGCCGCGACGACCTGCAAGAGACCATGCGCATCTTGAAGGCCGCCGACCTCGAGGTCGACCTCCAGTTCGTGAACTTCCGCTGA
- a CDS encoding type IV toxin-antitoxin system AbiEi family antitoxin domain-containing protein: MTFLPITPNGLIRFDAVAELGLRGELLSALRSGEVQRVRRGVYTQVTDVGASSHWERAAERYRIGVIAAAQTMDAPVFTSFSAIALARLPIFGGWPDEVYVLSRNGSANRRRGVIATASRGPVESRLIDGCATTSIEFSLIQLARRATLAAALTAVDAAIRVPRFGGARPMTTIEALRAQHEAMLPYPGSLRVEAVLSRATPLADTPLETVSRLAFEQLGFEAPTLQLPMWLPELGRQAFLDFYWESVDAGAEADGRGKYLSGDGSAGSAAHTVIREKDRENAIRRQLRAFDRWDWADALALGPLAARLDAMGVPRTRSPKLMIPKRDAPAARPIRGAGPERPSQR; the protein is encoded by the coding sequence GTGACATTCCTCCCGATCACCCCGAACGGCCTCATTCGCTTCGACGCTGTTGCCGAGCTCGGACTCCGCGGCGAGCTTCTGTCTGCTCTCCGAAGCGGCGAGGTGCAACGGGTACGACGCGGCGTGTACACCCAGGTCACCGACGTCGGTGCCAGTTCACACTGGGAGCGTGCGGCCGAGCGGTACCGCATCGGCGTGATCGCAGCGGCGCAGACGATGGATGCTCCGGTGTTCACGAGCTTCTCGGCGATCGCACTCGCGCGGTTGCCGATCTTCGGCGGTTGGCCCGATGAGGTGTACGTGCTCTCGCGCAATGGCTCCGCGAATCGTCGGCGCGGGGTGATCGCGACGGCGAGCCGCGGGCCGGTCGAGTCCCGGCTCATCGACGGATGTGCGACCACCTCGATCGAATTCTCGCTCATCCAACTCGCACGCCGTGCGACGCTTGCGGCGGCCTTGACGGCGGTCGATGCGGCGATTCGCGTCCCGCGATTCGGCGGCGCACGGCCGATGACGACGATCGAGGCCCTCCGCGCCCAGCACGAGGCGATGCTTCCGTATCCCGGCAGCCTGCGGGTCGAGGCGGTGTTGAGCCGGGCTACGCCGCTCGCCGACACTCCGCTCGAAACAGTGAGCAGACTCGCGTTCGAGCAGCTCGGCTTCGAAGCACCGACGCTCCAGCTGCCGATGTGGTTGCCGGAGCTCGGACGCCAGGCCTTCCTCGACTTCTATTGGGAGTCGGTCGACGCCGGCGCCGAGGCCGACGGGCGAGGCAAGTACTTGAGCGGTGACGGCTCGGCGGGCTCGGCGGCGCACACGGTCATCCGTGAGAAGGACCGTGAGAATGCGATCCGCCGGCAGTTGCGAGCGTTCGACCGGTGGGATTGGGCCGACGCACTCGCGCTCGGGCCGCTCGCCGCTCGCCTCGACGCGATGGGAGTGCCTCGCACGCGGAGCCCGAAGCTCATGATCCCGAAGCGAGACGCGCCGGCCGCGCGACCGATTCGCGGCGCAGGCCCGGAGCGACCGTCACAACGGTGA
- a CDS encoding alpha/beta hydrolase: MAEGDWRPDVLGSRFEQLTLPLGEDDEGEVVATLVRYLPGRLPGKRWWWRKPFTRGAAEGADVLYLHGWNDYFFNPEVAEYWAGQGARFFALDLRKYGRSLRPGQTHGYITDLTDYDADLAAALDAMGRPHDGTGTGIDAAAVGANPGASARPLILVGHSTGGLVLSLWSARHPGRAAALVLNSPWLEFQTGRVGRGALTPVMAWGARVNPMGPLPNPDLGFYARSIDKAQGGEWEYDHEWRLDKGAPTHPAWLTAILAGHAIVAAGIEVGCPVLTQLSARSLIQPRWDEAMRTSDIVLVVDEIAERALRLGAQVTVVRIDGALHDVALSREPARAAGYAAITRWLRGYGPR, translated from the coding sequence GTGGCCGAAGGCGACTGGCGACCGGACGTGCTCGGTTCGCGGTTCGAGCAACTGACGCTCCCGCTCGGCGAAGACGACGAGGGCGAGGTCGTCGCGACGCTCGTGCGCTACCTGCCCGGGCGGCTTCCGGGCAAGCGCTGGTGGTGGCGGAAGCCCTTCACCCGTGGGGCCGCCGAGGGCGCCGACGTGCTCTACCTGCACGGCTGGAACGACTACTTCTTCAACCCCGAGGTCGCCGAGTACTGGGCCGGGCAGGGGGCCCGGTTCTTCGCCCTCGACCTCCGCAAGTACGGCCGCAGTCTCCGCCCCGGCCAGACGCACGGCTACATCACCGACCTCACCGATTACGACGCCGACCTCGCGGCAGCGCTCGACGCGATGGGGCGCCCGCACGACGGCACCGGCACCGGCATCGACGCGGCTGCCGTCGGCGCGAACCCCGGGGCATCCGCTCGGCCCTTGATCCTCGTCGGGCACTCGACCGGCGGGCTCGTCCTGTCGCTCTGGTCGGCTCGCCATCCCGGCCGGGCTGCGGCGCTCGTGCTCAACAGCCCGTGGCTCGAGTTCCAGACCGGACGCGTCGGGCGCGGCGCGCTCACGCCCGTCATGGCGTGGGGCGCGCGCGTCAACCCCATGGGGCCGCTGCCGAACCCCGACCTCGGCTTCTACGCGCGCTCGATCGACAAGGCCCAGGGCGGCGAGTGGGAGTACGACCACGAGTGGCGGCTCGACAAGGGGGCGCCGACGCATCCGGCGTGGCTCACGGCGATCCTGGCGGGGCACGCGATCGTCGCGGCGGGCATCGAGGTCGGATGTCCCGTGCTGACGCAGCTCTCAGCGCGTTCGCTCATCCAGCCGAGGTGGGACGAAGCCATGCGGACGAGCGACATCGTGCTCGTGGTCGACGAGATCGCCGAGCGGGCGCTTCGCCTCGGGGCGCAGGTGACGGTCGTCCGCATCGACGGCGCGCTCCACGACGTCGCGCTCTCGCGCGAGCCCGCCCGTGCCGCGGGCTACGCCGCGATCACACGGTGGCTGCGGGGCTACGGCCCGCGCTGA
- a CDS encoding prepilin peptidase — protein MPLSVSATVLIAVVLGGVLGWWPLASWAIHHFREAEVSERLVRVVAAATTAIVWGVVVWRVGVVPVLPAALAFTAASTVLAIIDVAEQRLPDRVVLSSLAVVAVLLLAASAVSGAWIALLWAFLGGLAMFASYFAIALLSPRSMGMGDVKLAALIGLLLGWLGLTAWLVGLVAAFLVGGVVALVALALRRVTLKGSIPFGPAMLAGGLIGVLFVS, from the coding sequence ATGCCCCTCTCGGTCAGCGCCACTGTGCTCATCGCCGTCGTGCTCGGCGGCGTGCTCGGCTGGTGGCCGCTCGCGTCGTGGGCGATCCACCACTTCCGCGAGGCCGAGGTGAGCGAGCGGCTCGTGCGGGTCGTCGCCGCGGCGACGACGGCGATCGTGTGGGGCGTCGTCGTGTGGCGCGTCGGCGTCGTGCCGGTGCTGCCCGCCGCGCTCGCGTTCACAGCCGCGTCGACCGTGCTCGCCATCATCGACGTCGCCGAGCAGCGCCTGCCCGATCGGGTCGTGCTCTCGAGCCTCGCCGTCGTGGCGGTGCTGCTGCTGGCGGCGTCGGCGGTCTCGGGTGCGTGGATCGCGTTGCTGTGGGCGTTCCTCGGGGGACTCGCGATGTTCGCCTCGTACTTCGCGATCGCGCTCCTCTCGCCGCGCTCGATGGGCATGGGCGACGTCAAGCTCGCCGCGCTCATCGGCCTGCTCCTCGGGTGGCTCGGGCTCACCGCGTGGCTCGTGGGGCTCGTCGCGGCGTTCCTCGTCGGCGGGGTCGTCGCGCTCGTCGCGCTCGCACTCCGGCGGGTCACACTCAAGGGGTCGATCCCGTTCGGTCCGGCGATGCTCGCGGGCGGGCTCATCGGCGTGCTCTTCGTGAGCTGA